GGACACGATCCCTTGCTCTATCACGCGCTGTTCAACAACGGCAAGCTGCGCAGTCCTCAAATCGCGCGAATCATTCTCGATCATGTGCTGAGCGGTGAGGGCTGAAGGAGGGTCCGCCGCTGCGGCAAGCTTCGATGCACAGAGCCAACAATGTATGGTCGGAGCAATTTTCTTGCGTTATGTCACACGCAACGCCGCCCACCAGGCACCCACCATCAAACCCAGGGCCGCAAGCGCCAGCAGGGCGTTGAGGCCTCTGCCGGGGCGACCGTATCGGGCGAGCAGGATGCTGGTCGGAAGGCCGAGGGACAGGCCCGCTGCAAGGCCAAAGAGGTGGGCGCCGAGGTCGGTGTTCTCGCCCGCGCTGCCGAGCAGCGCCAGCAGGGCTAGGGCGGCGGCCAGGGACAGATGCAAGCGACGACGCAGGGTTTGACGGGGGCGATGCAGGTTGAGGGCGGCGAGCAGTCCGACGGCGCCGAACACGGCGGTGGAGGCGCCCACCGAACGGTGCAGGGGCGACTGCAGCCAGGCGTTGAGCATGTTGCCGAGGGCGCCGCTGCCGAGCAGCAGCGCCCAGCCGAGGCCCGATCCCAGGGCGCGGCAGAGCAGGCTGATGAACAGGCCGCCGATGCACAGATTGCCGAGCAGGTGCAGGCCGTCGGCATGCAGGCTCAGGGCGGTGAGGGTGCGCCACCACTCGCCGGCGCGGATCGCTCCGGCATCAGCGTTGCCGCGGGTCAGCCAGTCAAAGGATCCGTGGCCGAGCAGGTTGATATCGAGCAGCAGCAGGTTGTGAAAGATGGCAAGCAGCGCCAGCACCGATAGGCTGACCAGCACATTGTCCGCCTGGGGCGCGCTTTGCGCTCCGCGTGGCGGCCAATCGCGGTTTTCCGCCTCGAAGCGGCGCAGTTCGTCCAGGGCCAAGGCATAGCTTTCCGGGGGAACGAGCAGGCGCCATCCCTGGTGGGCCGCCTCGACCCGGTAGGCGATGCGGCGCGCCTCAAGGGTCAGTGCCCAGAGGCGAATCCGCTGCGTCGACAACTGCGTGCCGCTGTGTTGCCGATAGGACAGATCTTGCGGCACGGCCCGCCATTCATCCTCGGCGCCTGGCAGAGCAGGCCCGTCGGGGCGCTCGGTGGCTTGGTCATCGGTGGGTTGGTTCATGGACCCATCATCGCAAATTACGCATGGCGCGTCACGTTCCAAGGATGATTATCGTCCCAGACGCATAGAGGCCCGGGCATTTTTCCGGCGCGCGCGGTATCTTTTCTCCGGGGAAAGGTGTAGAGTGGAAGTCCTTGGGCCACCGCTGGTTCTTTTCTCAAAACGCCACCACCATTCATGCCGTGGGCGAATGCCGCCTCGGCGCCAGTAAATCCCCAAAGCGTGCCGCGTTTCTCAGGCATGTCAATTGTCGGGCCTGCCGCGTGACTCGAAAAGTTTTCGCTGGTTTAGCGGACAAGGTCCGGCTCGTCTCATTCGCAAGGGAGTTTCACCATGCAAAGCATCACCCTCGCCGTCGGCGACGCGATCAAAGGTCGCTGTACCAAGTGCCGCAAGAACACCGATCATCTCATCCTCACCCTGGCGGACGAAAATCCGGCGGAGGTTCAGTGCGATGCCTGTGGTCGCCGGCACAAATACCGCCCGCCGACCCTCGCCAAGCAACCTGCCACGCGGCGCGGCGGCGATCCCCAGGAGAGCGAGCGCAAGGAATGGGAAAGTCTGCGGCCGAGCATGAACAGTGCGGTGGCGCGTGATTACTCCATGACCGATGCCTACAAGGTCAAGGCTCTGATCAATCACCCGATTTTCGGACTGGGATTGGTACAGCGCGTGGTCGGGACGCGAAAGGTCGAGGTTTTGTTCGAGGACGGCAGAAAAACCATGCGCTGCAAATAACCTTGACCTGCTCGGAACGAGCAGGGCTCAGGCTGGGAATCGGGACACTCGATGGAAAGAGAAGTGCATGAAGATCTGCGATCTGTGTGAGGCGCAATCAAAAAAGTCGCGCAACGGCAAACCCCATGAGCATTTGGTGAAAATTGATGCGCCCCGACTTTTCGCGGGGAAAAAACCTCGGGGCTTTGAGGAGCAGGATTATCAATGCCAGGCCTGCAACGCCAAATTTACGCAGAGCACCGATAAAAACGATCTGGCCTGGACGCTCTGGCGGGGTTAGGCGCGAGGCGTTTTATTCTTCCAGTTCGGTGGAGGATTCCTCAGCGGATTCCTCCGCGCCTTCTTCCTGCTTGCGCTTCTTCTTTTCTTCCTTTTTTGCTTTTTTGAGGAGTTCCTTCTGGCGTTTTTCAAAGCCGTAATTGGGTTTCTTGGCCATTCGAGATCCTTTCGGTGAGAATTTTCGCCCGCGCAGAGCCGCCTGGGCGGTGCTCGTCCATCGACGCTGGAAAAAAAGAGCCCCACGAAATTTCGCGGGGCTCTTTTGCTACCATCTATGCAAAATCTTACTTAAATTCTGCGCACGTTAGCTGACTGGGGGCCTTTTTGACCCTGGGTGACTTCGAAATTCACACGGTCGCCCTCGGCAAGGGATTTGAAACCGTTGCCCTGAATTTCAGAAAAATGCACGAACACGTCGGGTCCGTTGTCCTGCTCGATGAAACCGAAACCCTTGGCGTCGTTAAACCACTTCACTGTACCTTCTGCCATTTGCTTTTCTCCATGTTCCTCGATCGGAACTTTTTTGTTGTGTAAATCCCCATCACCCAAAACAAAAAAAACACATGACCCAATGGGCCTGTGTTTTTGTTCCAGGTTGACACCTTGTCAATCTGGCGGGAAACAAAAAACTTACACAAACTCGCTTAAGTGTTTGAACACTAACACGGCGGCTTCTCATAAAGCAAGGGCTAATTTCGCGTCGACCTAAACTCAATCAAGAAGTCTAGCCAGTGCCGCACGATAAGCCGCCATATTCTCCCTGCGGTCAATGGCGAGAACCAGAACCACCAGGGTGTCATCCTCAACCATGTAGACCAGCCGATATCCCTGTTTTCGCAATTTTATTTTATAGCAGCCGCGCAATTCGCCGTGAAGTTCCGCACCCGACACGTGAGGCCGTTCCAGTCGCTTTTTGAGGGCCTTGCGCAAGGGTTCCTTGATGCTGCCGTCCAAGGCTTGCCATTCCTGGAGCGCTTCGGGAACAAATTTAAGGCGATATGTCTTTTTTCCCTGGGCAGAATCAGATGTCGTCAATGTCCACCTCGACAGCCTGATCTGTTTGCGCCAATCGGCGACGCACCAGTTCGGTCAGATCACGGTCGGCGAGGGCATCGACAAAGGCTTCAAAAACCTTCGGGCTGACCATGTAGAAGGCCGGCCGATTGTGACTGAGGATCGCGACCGGTTTTTCTCCTGCGGCGCGCAGCACCTGAGAGGGATTTTTCTTGAATTCGGACATGCTGATGCTCAGATCGGCGTAAATAGTATCCATGGGCATATTTAGTCTCCTTTAAGCTCCAAATATAGAGCTATTGTCGGAGTTTTTCAAGCTGCTGTGATCTAGCCGGTCGCAAATTTGCCTTACCCCGGCCGGCGATCGAGGCTGCGGTACTGGATGGCTTCGGCGAGATGGGTCTGGGTGAGGGTCGCGCTTTCCT
This sequence is a window from Geoalkalibacter sp.. Protein-coding genes within it:
- a CDS encoding rhomboid family intramembrane serine protease; the encoded protein is MNQPTDDQATERPDGPALPGAEDEWRAVPQDLSYRQHSGTQLSTQRIRLWALTLEARRIAYRVEAAHQGWRLLVPPESYALALDELRRFEAENRDWPPRGAQSAPQADNVLVSLSVLALLAIFHNLLLLDINLLGHGSFDWLTRGNADAGAIRAGEWWRTLTALSLHADGLHLLGNLCIGGLFISLLCRALGSGLGWALLLGSGALGNMLNAWLQSPLHRSVGASTAVFGAVGLLAALNLHRPRQTLRRRLHLSLAAALALLALLGSAGENTDLGAHLFGLAAGLSLGLPTSILLARYGRPGRGLNALLALAALGLMVGAWWAALRVT
- a CDS encoding cold-shock protein, which produces MAEGTVKWFNDAKGFGFIEQDNGPDVFVHFSEIQGNGFKSLAEGDRVNFEVTQGQKGPQSANVRRI
- a CDS encoding type II toxin-antitoxin system RelE family toxin, whose protein sequence is MTTSDSAQGKKTYRLKFVPEALQEWQALDGSIKEPLRKALKKRLERPHVSGAELHGELRGCYKIKLRKQGYRLVYMVEDDTLVVLVLAIDRRENMAAYRAALARLLD
- a CDS encoding type II toxin-antitoxin system prevent-host-death family antitoxin, producing the protein MDTIYADLSISMSEFKKNPSQVLRAAGEKPVAILSHNRPAFYMVSPKVFEAFVDALADRDLTELVRRRLAQTDQAVEVDIDDI